A stretch of the Lolium perenne isolate Kyuss_39 chromosome 3, Kyuss_2.0, whole genome shotgun sequence genome encodes the following:
- the LOC127342966 gene encoding probable protein phosphatase 2C 7: protein MVPDGGVKDQEVSTSSSTAAAVIARAALPPRPVSFKRTTVWHQMKHRRFRAGGTKMKMAMTSSPTQAVGEATTAAAAMRAPTESERDDKKGHVWGSWKSEDGSMHCGYSSYRGRRQTMEDFYDIKSSKTDGRRINVFGVLDGHGGSCAAKYLKDHLFENLLKHPAFITDTKLAISESYKETDADFLAAETTICRDSGSTASAAIFVANHLYVANVGDSRAVVSKAGKAIALSDDHKPDRSDERERIENAGGVVTFSGTWRVGGVLAMSRAFGDRLLKQFVVAEPEIQEQEIDDELEFLILASDGLWDVVPNEHAVAFVKEVVGPEAAARKLTEIAYRRGSRDNITCIVVEFHRDSVGIGSPPLGGQI from the exons ATGGTGCCCGATGGAGGCGTGAAGGACCAAGAGGTCTCGACCTCGTCGTCCACAGCCGCTGCGGTGATAGCCAGGGCGGCGCTGCCGCCTAGGCCGGTGAGCTTCAAGAGGACCACCGTATGGCACCAGATGAAGCACCGCCGATTCCGCGCGGGGGGCACCAAGATGAAGATGGCCATGACCTCGTCGCCCACTCAGGCGGTGGGGGAGGCGACCACTGCGGCGGCGGCCATGAGGGCGCCGACAGAAAGCGAGCGGGACGACAAGAAGGGGCATGTATGGGGCAGCTGGAAGAG TGAGGATGGGAGTATGCATTGTGGATATTCTAGCTATAGAGGGAGAAGACAAACTATGGAAGACTTCTACGACATTAAATCATCTAAAACAGATGGTAGAAGAATAAACGTCTTTGGAGTACTCGATG GACATGGTGGTTCATGTGCCGCCAAGTATCTCAAGGACCacttatttgaaaacctcttgaaaCATCCAGCTTTCATTACTGATACAAAATTGGCAATAA GTGAGTCCTATAAGGAGACTGATGCAGATTTCTTGGCTGCTGAAACCACTATCTGTAGAGACAGTGGATCAACTGCTTCAGCAGCAATTTTTGTTGCCAACCATCTCTACGTGGCAAATGTTGGCGATTCACGGGCTGTAGTATCAAAGGCGGGCAAAG CTATTGCACTCTCCGATGATCACAAACCAGACAGAAGCGACGAGCGGGAACGGATTGAAAACGCTGGAGGAGTTGTTACATTTAGTG gaACATGGAGAGTAGGTGGTGTACTTGCAATGTCTCGGGCATTTGGTGACCGCCTGTTGAAGCAGTTTGTTGTTGCAGAGCCCGAGATTCAG GAACAAGAAATAGATGATGAACTGGAGTTTCTTATTTTGGCTAGCGATGGGCTGTGGGACGTGGTGCCAAATGAG CATGCTGTTGCATTTGTGAAGGAGGTGGTAGGCCCTGAGGCTGCAGCCCGGAAGCTGACAGAGATCGCTTATAGACGTGGGAGCAGAGACAATATAACATGCATTGTTGTAGAATTTCATCGTGACAGTGTTGGCATTGGTTCTCCCCCATTAGGTGGCCAAATTTGA